In Methanobacteriaceae archaeon, the following proteins share a genomic window:
- a CDS encoding nitrogenase component 1, which translates to MSDVNIVERGRTLVVNPLVTCQPLGAMFATLGIHRGLPLVHGSQGCNTFVRYAFNRHFREPAEIAVTSLHEDAAVFGGRSNLISGIKNLSKRFRPDLIGVVTTCSSEIIGDDVEGFMKVAHKELAEEIGEEKANKTKLVHIATPSFVEHHFRGYGNAVKAFVNTLAEDPTENNEKVNIIPGMVNPGDIREIKHMLGLMGTEAIMLTDTSDPFDSPLRPSTTESMPFYPKGGTRVEEIADSSNSLGTISLPFYGDDAANSLEKKYDVPAKIGPMPIGVQNTDEFVRNVTKLTGLEASEELLDERGLLIDSMADLCSRYLFGRKVAIYGDPALVMGMARFVCEMGMIPSFVCTGVENPEFVEEMKKVGKESEGPVEVMPGSDLRALEVRLEEEPVDLVIGNSEGRLITKDLGIPLVRVGFPVYDRAGYHRVPIVGYNGSVNLIDRITNMVMEKYYDEQHWKLQQ; encoded by the coding sequence ATGAGTGATGTAAATATTGTTGAAAGGGGAAGAACCCTGGTTGTAAACCCTCTGGTAACTTGCCAGCCCCTGGGGGCCATGTTTGCCACCTTGGGTATTCACCGTGGCCTGCCACTGGTGCATGGATCTCAGGGATGTAACACTTTCGTGAGATATGCTTTCAACCGACATTTCAGAGAACCTGCTGAAATAGCTGTTACCTCTCTCCACGAGGACGCTGCTGTTTTTGGAGGTAGAAGTAATCTTATAAGTGGTATTAAGAATCTTTCCAAGAGATTCAGGCCAGATTTAATTGGAGTAGTTACCACCTGTTCCAGTGAGATTATTGGGGACGACGTGGAGGGGTTCATGAAAGTGGCCCACAAAGAATTAGCTGAAGAAATAGGGGAAGAAAAGGCCAATAAAACTAAATTAGTACACATTGCCACGCCTAGTTTTGTAGAACACCATTTTCGAGGCTATGGTAATGCAGTTAAGGCTTTTGTGAACACTTTGGCTGAAGATCCTACTGAAAATAATGAAAAAGTGAACATTATTCCAGGTATGGTAAATCCAGGAGACATAAGGGAAATAAAACACATGCTGGGTCTTATGGGAACTGAAGCCATCATGTTAACGGATACTTCTGATCCTTTTGACTCTCCTTTAAGACCTTCCACCACAGAATCAATGCCTTTCTATCCTAAAGGTGGTACTCGGGTGGAAGAAATCGCAGATTCATCTAATAGTCTGGGAACTATTTCTTTACCATTCTATGGTGATGATGCGGCCAATTCTCTGGAGAAAAAGTATGATGTGCCTGCTAAAATTGGGCCTATGCCTATTGGTGTCCAGAACACAGATGAATTCGTGAGAAACGTTACTAAATTGACGGGCCTGGAAGCCAGTGAAGAACTGCTGGATGAAAGAGGACTTCTCATAGATTCCATGGCAGATTTATGTTCCAGATACTTATTTGGAAGGAAAGTTGCTATTTATGGGGACCCAGCATTGGTAATGGGCATGGCCCGATTTGTATGTGAAATGGGAATGATTCCTTCGTTTGTTTGTACTGGTGTGGAGAATCCTGAATTTGTGGAAGAGATGAAAAAGGTTGGTAAAGAATCTGAGGGCCCAGTAGAAGTCATGCCCGGATCTGATTTAAGGGCTTTAGAAGTAAGATTAGAGGAAGAACCTGTTGATTTAGTAATTGGAAACTCTGAAGGACGTTTAATAACTAAAGATCTAGGTATTCCTTTGGTAAGAGTAGGATTTCCGGTTTATGATCGTGCAGGATACCATCGAGTACCTATTGTAGGTTACAATGGTAGTGTAAACCTAATTGACCGTATAACTAATATGGTTATGGAAAAATACTACGATGAACAGCACTGGAAACTTCAGCAATAA
- a CDS encoding nitrogenase subunit alpha, giving the protein MPFDLFEVDKEIPERKKHIYIKDSKDPKEHIPACNTTTVPGCMTERGCAFAGAKGVITGAIKDALHVVHSPVGCTAYAYGTKRYPTTPDMPNGDKFPIENFNLKYITGTDIRESDVVFGGMDKLKKCILEANKEFPEANAIYTYATCTTGLIGDDIDAVSREVAEEIGKDVIPINAPGFAGPTQSKGHQVANDTLFETLVGTKEPPYTTEYDVNLIGEYNIDGDLWLLREYFEEMGINILSTFSGDCCHDEIGWMHRAKLSLVRCQRSSNYIAKLLKERYDIPYIKVDFFGVRYPTENLRTLGEYFGKQEEAEKVIESRMKWIRPELDKLKEKLQGKKVWVFSGGPKNYHLPEPLEEELGMEVVAVSTMFEHEDGYEKIKKRVGENTAIIDDPNSLEAEEIIEKYKPDIVLSGVKEKYLAHKMGVPCILIHSYENGPYIGFEGFLNLAKDMYAAIYNPVWKLMEFEPEMEEELSVENTSEEEAPASAGK; this is encoded by the coding sequence ATGCCTTTCGATCTATTTGAAGTTGATAAAGAGATTCCAGAACGGAAAAAACACATTTACATTAAGGATTCTAAAGATCCTAAAGAACACATTCCAGCCTGTAACACCACTACAGTTCCAGGGTGCATGACTGAGAGGGGTTGTGCTTTTGCTGGAGCAAAAGGAGTAATTACTGGTGCTATTAAAGATGCACTTCACGTGGTTCATTCTCCGGTAGGATGTACGGCCTATGCTTATGGTACCAAAAGATACCCAACTACTCCAGACATGCCCAATGGGGATAAATTTCCTATAGAAAACTTTAATCTTAAATATATCACTGGAACCGACATTAGGGAGTCTGATGTGGTATTTGGTGGCATGGACAAGCTTAAAAAATGTATACTAGAAGCAAATAAAGAGTTTCCAGAAGCTAATGCGATATATACCTATGCAACCTGTACTACAGGGTTAATTGGGGACGATATTGATGCAGTTTCTCGAGAAGTTGCTGAAGAAATAGGTAAAGACGTTATTCCTATAAATGCTCCGGGATTTGCCGGACCTACCCAGTCCAAAGGGCACCAGGTAGCCAATGACACCTTATTTGAAACCCTGGTAGGTACCAAAGAGCCACCTTACACCACAGAATATGACGTAAATTTGATTGGTGAGTATAACATTGACGGAGACCTCTGGCTTCTTAGAGAATACTTTGAAGAGATGGGAATCAACATCCTCAGTACCTTCAGTGGAGACTGCTGTCACGACGAAATAGGATGGATGCACCGGGCCAAACTGAGCCTGGTTAGATGTCAAAGATCATCCAACTACATTGCTAAACTGTTAAAAGAACGTTACGATATTCCTTACATAAAAGTGGATTTTTTTGGAGTTAGATACCCCACTGAAAACTTGAGAACTTTGGGTGAATACTTTGGAAAGCAGGAAGAAGCAGAAAAAGTTATTGAAAGCCGGATGAAATGGATCAGACCAGAACTGGATAAACTTAAAGAGAAGCTGCAGGGTAAAAAAGTGTGGGTTTTCTCTGGTGGGCCTAAAAACTATCACCTTCCCGAGCCTTTAGAAGAAGAGCTGGGAATGGAAGTAGTAGCGGTTTCCACCATGTTTGAACACGAAGACGGCTACGAGAAAATCAAAAAAAGAGTAGGGGAAAATACGGCCATAATTGACGATCCTAACTCCCTGGAAGCTGAAGAAATCATTGAAAAATACAAACCGGACATTGTATTATCTGGTGTCAAGGAAAAATATCTGGCCCACAAGATGGGTGTGCCTTGTATATTAATCCACTCCTATGAAAACGGACCATACATTGGTTTCGAAGGGTTCCTTAATCTGGCCAAAGATATGTATGCGGCCATTTACAACCCGGTATGGAAACTTATGGAATTCGAGCCAGAAATGGAAGAAGAACTTTCAGTGGAAAATACCTCCGAGGAAGAGGCTCCAGCAAGCGCGGGCAAATAA
- a CDS encoding P-II family nitrogen regulator, whose translation MKEIIAIIRPNKMAATKEVLTALGFPAMTAHRVMGRGKQKAIIDEVSFEIQKEELHKKEGSMRYIPKRLMILVVPDEDASLVVEAIMRVNQTGQIGDGKIFVCPVEEAIRVRTKEKGEEAIT comes from the coding sequence ATGAAAGAAATAATAGCTATCATCCGTCCTAATAAAATGGCTGCTACTAAAGAAGTGCTCACTGCACTGGGATTCCCGGCAATGACTGCCCATAGGGTTATGGGAAGAGGCAAACAAAAGGCCATAATCGATGAAGTTTCATTTGAAATACAAAAAGAGGAACTTCATAAAAAAGAGGGCAGCATGCGTTACATCCCCAAAAGATTAATGATACTAGTAGTGCCTGATGAAGATGCTTCTTTAGTTGTAGAAGCAATAATGCGAGTTAATCAAACCGGACAAATTGGGGACGGTAAGATATTTGTATGTCCTGTTGAAGAAGCCATTAGGGTAAGGACTAAAGAGAAAGGAGAAGAAGCCATAACTTAA
- a CDS encoding P-II family nitrogen regulator: protein MKMIRAIIRPDKTEKVVDALSESGYVALTKMDVIGRGKQKGIKIDKIYYDELPKTMLLLVVEDDETEGIVDIVNETAFTGSFGDGKIFISPVDEAYTVRTRTKGL from the coding sequence ATGAAAATGATTAGAGCAATTATAAGGCCGGATAAGACTGAAAAAGTTGTAGATGCATTATCAGAATCTGGATATGTGGCCTTAACGAAAATGGATGTAATTGGTAGAGGTAAACAGAAAGGTATTAAAATTGATAAAATCTACTATGATGAATTACCTAAAACCATGCTTTTACTGGTGGTAGAAGATGATGAAACAGAGGGTATTGTGGATATAGTAAATGAAACCGCGTTTACTGGAAGTTTTGGTGATGGAAAAATATTCATAAGTCCTGTTGATGAGGCATACACTGTTAGAACTAGAACTAAGGGATTATAA
- the nifH gene encoding nitrogenase iron protein — MVRKIAIYGKGGIGKSTTQQNTAAAMTHFHDKNIMIHGCDPKADSTRLILGGKMQTTMMDTLRTMGESGCTPEAVLETGFGGIKCVESGGPEPGVGCAGRGVITAITLMEKHGVYEEDLDFVFFDVLGDVVCGGFAMPVRDGKAEEIYIVASGEMMALYAANNICIGMVKYAKQSGVRLGGIICNSRNVDGERELLEEFCEKIGTQLLYFVPRDNIVQKAEFNKKSVIEFDEECNQANEYKELAHKIIENENFVIPTPMTMDEMEDLVLKYGMMD, encoded by the coding sequence ATGGTAAGAAAAATCGCAATTTATGGAAAAGGTGGAATTGGAAAATCCACAACTCAACAAAACACGGCAGCTGCTATGACACATTTTCATGATAAAAATATCATGATTCACGGCTGTGATCCTAAAGCGGATAGTACCCGACTGATTTTAGGGGGAAAAATGCAAACCACCATGATGGACACTCTCCGAACAATGGGAGAAAGCGGCTGTACTCCTGAGGCAGTACTGGAAACCGGTTTTGGTGGAATTAAATGTGTAGAATCTGGTGGTCCTGAACCTGGTGTGGGATGTGCTGGCCGGGGTGTAATAACTGCTATTACACTCATGGAAAAACACGGGGTATATGAAGAAGATCTGGATTTCGTATTCTTTGATGTTCTGGGGGATGTGGTATGTGGAGGATTTGCTATGCCGGTAAGGGATGGTAAAGCCGAAGAAATATATATTGTGGCTTCTGGTGAAATGATGGCACTCTATGCAGCTAATAACATCTGTATAGGTATGGTAAAATACGCCAAGCAAAGTGGAGTTCGATTAGGCGGAATTATTTGTAACAGTCGTAATGTAGATGGTGAAAGAGAACTACTGGAAGAATTCTGTGAAAAAATTGGAACTCAGCTGCTCTACTTTGTACCTCGAGACAACATTGTACAGAAAGCTGAATTTAATAAAAAATCCGTCATAGAATTCGATGAAGAATGTAACCAGGCTAATGAATACAAAGAGCTGGCACATAAAATTATTGAAAATGAAAATTTTGTTATTCCTACTCCTATGACCATGGATGAAATGGAAGATCTGGTATTGAAGTACGGAATGATGGATTAA